One genomic region from Salinicola endophyticus encodes:
- the pseB gene encoding UDP-N-acetylglucosamine 4,6-dehydratase (inverting): protein MFNDSVILVTGGTGSFGHKFLHMVLSQYNPRKVIVYSRDEMKQWEMAKLFAGDERVRFFIGDVRDRDRIYRALDGVDYVVHAAATKIVPTAEYNPFECVKTNVLGAMNLIDACIDKGVKRVVALSTDKASSPVNLYGATKLTSDKLFVAGNSYAGGHETRFSVVRYGNVMGSRGSVIPFFLSMRDKGVLPITDPRMTRFMISLEEGVELVWHAFEDMEGGEIYVKKIPSMKVTDLARVVAPDARQEIVGIRPGEKLHEQMIGEEDALHTYEYPDHYKILPAINKWDQDVNRIKGGTRVAEDFNYSSHNNAEWMSDAQLQAWIERNWDKIGAI, encoded by the coding sequence ATGTTCAATGATTCTGTGATCCTGGTCACTGGCGGTACCGGCTCCTTCGGTCACAAGTTCCTGCATATGGTGCTGAGCCAGTACAACCCCCGCAAGGTCATCGTCTATTCGCGTGACGAGATGAAGCAGTGGGAGATGGCCAAGCTGTTCGCGGGTGACGAGCGGGTGCGTTTTTTCATCGGTGATGTCAGAGACAGAGACCGCATCTATCGCGCCCTGGACGGTGTGGACTATGTCGTCCATGCGGCCGCCACCAAGATCGTGCCTACCGCCGAGTACAACCCCTTCGAGTGCGTCAAGACGAACGTCCTGGGCGCCATGAACCTCATTGATGCGTGTATCGACAAGGGAGTGAAGCGGGTGGTGGCGCTCTCCACGGACAAGGCGAGCAGCCCGGTGAACCTCTACGGGGCGACCAAGCTGACCTCCGACAAGCTGTTCGTCGCGGGCAACTCTTATGCCGGTGGTCACGAGACGCGCTTCTCCGTGGTGCGCTACGGTAATGTCATGGGCTCCCGCGGCTCGGTCATCCCGTTCTTTCTCTCGATGCGCGACAAGGGCGTGTTGCCGATCACCGACCCGCGCATGACTCGCTTCATGATCTCGCTGGAAGAGGGCGTCGAGCTGGTCTGGCACGCATTCGAGGATATGGAGGGCGGCGAGATCTACGTCAAGAAGATCCCTTCGATGAAGGTGACCGATCTGGCACGTGTCGTGGCCCCCGACGCGCGCCAGGAGATCGTCGGTATCCGCCCTGGTGAGAAGCTGCACGAGCAGATGATCGGTGAGGAGGATGCGCTGCACACCTACGAGTACCCTGACCACTACAAGATCCTGCCCGCGATCAACAAGTGGGATCAGGATGTGAACCGGATCAAGGGGGGAACCCGGGTGGCGGAGGACTTCAACTACTCGAGCCACAACAACGCCGAGTGGATGAGCGACGCGCAGCTACAGGCGTGGATCGAGCGCAACTGGGACAAGATCGGAGCCATCTGA
- a CDS encoding phytanoyl-CoA dioxygenase family protein: protein MKSWTRYPIWLGELFTGAKSFKGNPVLGSERLNRWGLHVARVWLAYWISRLRMAMFAPGVPKADRVAFQREGYVLKENYLPPAQFEALVAAVRAYEGEIRECCQGDTDTHRILLAPEVVAQLPEVKAVLEDPALKRLFRYCAGHARLPICHIENVHNGDRPEEHKRDPQKNLHVDTFQPTMKFWLYLEDVTDHNGPFVFVPGSNRPHRERLKWEYEMSVRARQHADSYTARGSFRVSPEEAQRLGQGGPQAFWVNGNTLLIANTFGVHARGEAEPGSSRLALWGMSRTNPFVPLPGLGFDYFNRLQYRVLQRMRLKEDARAAAKGGRSSWHVIPRKRI from the coding sequence ATGAAATCCTGGACTCGGTATCCGATCTGGCTCGGTGAACTGTTCACCGGCGCCAAGTCGTTCAAGGGCAACCCGGTGCTCGGCAGCGAGCGGCTCAACCGCTGGGGGCTGCACGTGGCCAGGGTGTGGCTGGCCTACTGGATTTCGCGTCTGCGCATGGCGATGTTCGCGCCCGGCGTGCCCAAAGCGGATCGGGTCGCGTTCCAGCGCGAGGGCTATGTGCTCAAGGAGAACTACCTGCCGCCAGCGCAGTTCGAAGCGCTGGTGGCGGCGGTGCGCGCTTACGAGGGAGAGATCCGCGAGTGCTGCCAGGGCGACACCGACACCCACCGCATCCTGCTGGCACCGGAGGTGGTCGCGCAGTTGCCCGAGGTGAAAGCGGTACTGGAAGACCCGGCCTTGAAGCGGCTGTTCCGCTACTGCGCGGGGCACGCGCGCCTGCCGATCTGCCATATCGAGAACGTGCACAACGGAGATCGCCCGGAGGAGCACAAGCGCGACCCGCAGAAGAATCTGCACGTGGATACCTTCCAACCGACCATGAAGTTCTGGCTCTACCTGGAAGATGTCACCGACCACAACGGGCCTTTCGTGTTCGTGCCGGGTTCGAACCGGCCGCACCGGGAGCGGCTGAAGTGGGAGTATGAGATGAGCGTGCGCGCGCGCCAGCATGCGGACAGCTACACCGCGCGAGGTTCGTTCCGGGTCAGTCCCGAAGAGGCGCAGCGCCTGGGCCAGGGCGGCCCACAGGCGTTCTGGGTCAACGGCAACACCTTGCTGATCGCCAATACTTTTGGCGTTCATGCGCGGGGCGAGGCCGAACCCGGCAGCTCGCGCCTGGCGCTGTGGGGAATGAGCCGAACCAACCCCTTCGTCCCCCTGCCGGGGCTGGGATTCGACTACTTCAACCGGTTGCAGTATCGCGTGCTCCAGCGCATGCGCCTGAAGGAGGATGCCAGGGCCGCGGCAAAGGGTGGTCGTTCTTCGTGGCATGTGATCCCGCGCAAGCGTATTTGA
- a CDS encoding glycosyltransferase family 2 protein yields the protein MKLAIAAIVKDEMDSLAEWVAYHRVIGADHFLIADNGSTDGTREWLMSLDQEAWLQHVDVATPPETPPQLVAYDKLMSICPPDVDLVCFIDADEYVMPMNEQSTEQDPKACLHGWLESRFQNSSVSAVVINWACFGSSGHKFRQEGLVIERFQMRAKKEFPPNHHYKTIVRRSAFSRMVNPHHPEVTSGDIVDANGEAFDFYQFRNGSRKPGLSQKVIWEPVRINHYLTKSVEEFVLKKSRRGSAARVGYEKSRKYFESHDRNDERCDLSLALASAVSEEMRELARRFEMAQVLGAQEVAPAKPRFMFSRKREKAETPVQRLVVDYPSKGAKAKVEDGQVLVQGWLFLKESYAEFNSLARLVIRWQPEFELKRALTEQRPDVLAHFGYKRFDDHPQLRCGFRFFLPVGISRFDIALELGQQRWPLDTIAVDSQGLSVNDVDKVRPGKSGWLFLKSDSNMSLEQHQGALMLTEIGLERWGAYFGALEEALKAHLAHGRFFITPSKEAVLEAQYGTPRAKQTAVEQILSIAPTEVIHPLSALKGLGGDAFCQTDTHWTHTAAMQASIELAVSWGLSREEVEALFKDDTYKEVALKGDLGGKLAPAVSKPVKVLFSFSNARLKVYDNAVPNFGRLVVFENAEALVDSTLLVCGSSCSAAFFNFLPRIFSRMVFAHTTGNLDKSLLEAFSPGYVLMETTARFAIRPPTSDFSVASSIREKMLSLDAAALAEIERKRVVRPMGKQDESDTESQRQDTNQHQAKKEEDWQPWEALYQTLRAEALATMNTAEREAP from the coding sequence GTGAAGCTGGCGATTGCGGCGATTGTAAAAGATGAGATGGATTCACTGGCGGAGTGGGTGGCTTATCACCGGGTCATCGGTGCCGACCACTTCCTGATTGCAGACAACGGCAGTACGGATGGAACGCGCGAGTGGTTGATGTCGCTCGATCAGGAAGCCTGGTTGCAGCACGTCGATGTCGCGACACCGCCGGAGACACCGCCTCAGTTGGTCGCCTACGACAAGCTGATGTCGATATGTCCTCCCGATGTGGATCTGGTCTGCTTCATAGATGCTGACGAGTACGTCATGCCCATGAACGAGCAGAGCACGGAACAGGATCCCAAGGCCTGCCTTCACGGCTGGCTGGAATCCAGATTCCAGAATAGTAGTGTGAGTGCTGTCGTCATCAACTGGGCCTGTTTTGGCTCTTCTGGGCATAAGTTCAGGCAGGAAGGCCTGGTCATCGAGCGCTTCCAGATGCGGGCCAAGAAGGAATTTCCCCCCAATCATCACTACAAGACGATTGTCAGACGTTCGGCTTTCTCGAGAATGGTCAATCCACATCACCCTGAGGTGACCAGTGGCGATATCGTCGACGCCAACGGCGAAGCGTTCGATTTCTACCAATTTCGGAATGGTTCCCGCAAGCCGGGGCTGTCCCAGAAGGTGATTTGGGAACCTGTCAGAATCAATCACTACCTGACAAAATCTGTCGAAGAGTTCGTGCTAAAGAAGTCGCGTCGCGGTAGTGCTGCCCGAGTAGGATATGAGAAGAGCAGGAAGTATTTCGAGAGCCATGACCGTAACGATGAGCGTTGCGATTTGTCCTTGGCCTTGGCGTCGGCGGTCAGCGAAGAGATGCGCGAGCTGGCGCGTAGGTTCGAGATGGCCCAAGTGCTGGGGGCCCAAGAAGTAGCACCTGCCAAGCCGCGTTTTATGTTTTCTCGCAAGCGTGAAAAAGCCGAGACTCCGGTGCAGCGCCTGGTCGTGGATTACCCAAGCAAAGGCGCGAAGGCCAAAGTCGAGGATGGGCAAGTTCTGGTGCAGGGGTGGCTATTCCTCAAGGAGTCGTATGCCGAGTTTAACTCCTTGGCTCGTCTCGTCATACGTTGGCAGCCGGAGTTCGAACTCAAGAGGGCTCTGACCGAGCAACGGCCGGATGTGCTGGCGCATTTCGGCTACAAGCGCTTTGACGACCATCCTCAATTACGCTGTGGGTTTCGCTTCTTCCTGCCCGTGGGTATCTCTCGGTTCGATATAGCGCTGGAACTCGGGCAGCAGCGGTGGCCGCTGGACACCATCGCTGTCGACAGCCAGGGCCTGAGCGTAAACGATGTCGATAAAGTGCGCCCGGGTAAGTCGGGTTGGCTCTTTCTCAAGTCAGACAGCAACATGAGCCTGGAGCAGCATCAAGGGGCTTTGATGTTGACGGAGATCGGCCTTGAGCGCTGGGGTGCTTATTTTGGTGCGCTGGAGGAGGCGCTGAAAGCCCATTTGGCCCACGGGCGGTTTTTTATCACGCCCTCCAAGGAAGCCGTTCTCGAAGCTCAGTATGGCACGCCTCGGGCAAAGCAAACCGCCGTCGAACAGATACTGAGCATTGCACCGACAGAAGTCATTCATCCGCTCTCGGCCTTGAAAGGGCTGGGCGGAGATGCCTTTTGCCAGACCGATACTCACTGGACGCATACCGCGGCCATGCAGGCCTCTATCGAGTTGGCTGTATCCTGGGGCTTGAGTCGGGAGGAGGTGGAGGCGCTATTCAAGGATGACACTTATAAAGAAGTCGCACTAAAGGGCGACCTGGGTGGGAAACTGGCCCCTGCCGTGTCGAAACCCGTCAAGGTGCTTTTTTCCTTTTCCAATGCCCGGTTGAAGGTCTACGACAATGCCGTACCGAATTTCGGCCGTCTCGTGGTCTTCGAAAACGCAGAGGCGTTGGTCGACAGTACTCTATTGGTCTGTGGCAGCTCCTGCAGCGCGGCGTTCTTCAATTTCCTGCCGCGGATTTTCTCTCGGATGGTATTCGCTCATACCACGGGGAATCTGGATAAATCCCTTCTCGAGGCGTTTTCGCCGGGCTACGTGCTGATGGAGACGACGGCTCGGTTTGCCATTCGCCCTCCCACGAGCGACTTTTCAGTCGCTTCTTCCATTCGAGAAAAAATGCTCTCCCTGGATGCCGCTGCGCTGGCTGAGATAGAGCGTAAGCGTGTGGTGCGCCCCATGGGCAAACAGGATGAGTCCGATACTGAATCTCAGCGCCAGGACACTAACCAGCACCAGGCCAAGAAAGAGGAAGACTGGCAGCCCTGGGAGGCGCTCTATCAGACTCTGCGTGCTGAAGCGTTGGCCACAATGAATACTGCCGAGCGGGAGGCACCATGA
- a CDS encoding glycosyltransferase family 2 protein, giving the protein MKPNRGLALRARRWRLAYPRFRVSPSFMPMGEMHPVAESEPSNFTWHAADKEAHFILLGDKPTAGWNMIELGVSHDRRAAAACLTFDMGRGFERRHSIFLVVRSGKISKRVCFVPYGARRIRLEPLVGQEGQFRIDHFNIVWLTSRFAYTRMINRIGYADKRFQGVSEKTIVRSLKREGKEEGINWKRILSAYYEATFTHCAPETSYEYWQEHIEILREPSANKVARVQSQFAERPRFAIVLTQGEAPSTPEAVRETLNSVLGQRFADWRLYLPAPVDKGMDDTADAESVTESAPRLDTTQADWLGEKARDDTRIRPVEGDLAAALAQALEDPANDYVLFLRCGDQLAPSALFHFANHRQVHADAAVIYGDDDSLDANGERTAPNFKPQWNPDLLLSTNYIGHAVAFGANVLRALDAPIVDGPLLDMHRLLLAVSRSVPAASIHHVPFVVHHKAPETPVVSARRAERSRHAVEDHLQRLGSHATVEIAGDDIVRIGWAVPEPEPLVSLLIPTRDRVEILKPCVDTLLAITRYPNYEVIILDNESSCPETLAYMEAIQADTRVRVLRWNAPFNYSAINNFGARHARGSILGLVNNDIEPINPEWLTEMVAHACRPEIGCVGAKLYYPDDTVQHGGVILGLGGVAGHAHRFFPRAHPGYQNRLNLVQNLSAVTAACLLLRREVFDAVQGLNETELTVAYNDVDLCLKVREQGYRNLWTPFAELYHHESISRGADDNPVKQARAKREVDYMRQRWREALQQDPAYNPNLTLSYEDFSLR; this is encoded by the coding sequence ATGAAGCCGAACCGCGGTCTTGCTCTGCGGGCTCGTCGCTGGCGTCTGGCGTATCCGCGTTTCCGTGTCTCGCCATCATTCATGCCCATGGGGGAGATGCACCCCGTCGCTGAATCGGAGCCAAGCAACTTCACCTGGCACGCTGCGGACAAGGAGGCGCACTTTATCCTCCTGGGCGACAAGCCCACGGCGGGGTGGAACATGATCGAGCTGGGCGTCAGCCACGATAGGCGTGCGGCGGCGGCCTGTCTCACTTTCGATATGGGGCGGGGCTTCGAACGCAGGCACAGTATTTTCCTGGTCGTCAGAAGCGGCAAGATTTCCAAGCGGGTCTGCTTCGTGCCTTATGGCGCTCGTCGCATTCGGCTGGAGCCTCTGGTGGGCCAGGAAGGGCAGTTCCGTATCGATCATTTCAATATTGTCTGGCTGACATCGCGTTTTGCCTATACGCGGATGATCAATCGAATCGGTTACGCCGATAAGCGCTTCCAGGGCGTGAGCGAAAAGACCATCGTTCGTTCGCTCAAACGCGAAGGCAAGGAAGAGGGAATCAACTGGAAGCGGATACTGAGCGCCTATTACGAGGCGACTTTTACGCACTGTGCCCCGGAGACGAGTTACGAATACTGGCAGGAACACATTGAGATCCTGCGCGAGCCTTCTGCCAACAAGGTTGCGCGGGTTCAATCGCAGTTTGCGGAGCGCCCTCGTTTTGCCATCGTGTTGACCCAGGGCGAGGCGCCTTCCACGCCTGAAGCAGTGCGTGAAACGCTGAATTCGGTACTCGGGCAGCGTTTCGCGGACTGGCGGCTGTATTTGCCGGCGCCCGTGGATAAGGGCATGGATGACACCGCCGACGCTGAGTCGGTTACGGAATCTGCCCCTCGTCTGGACACGACACAGGCTGACTGGCTCGGGGAGAAGGCGCGGGACGATACGCGCATCCGGCCGGTGGAGGGTGATCTGGCAGCGGCGCTGGCACAGGCGCTGGAAGATCCCGCCAACGATTACGTGCTGTTTCTGCGCTGTGGCGACCAGCTCGCGCCCAGTGCGCTGTTCCATTTCGCTAACCATCGGCAGGTCCATGCCGATGCAGCGGTCATCTATGGTGACGATGACAGTCTGGATGCTAACGGCGAACGCACCGCACCAAACTTCAAGCCGCAATGGAACCCGGATCTGCTGCTCTCGACCAACTACATTGGCCATGCGGTGGCGTTCGGGGCGAACGTGCTGCGCGCGCTCGACGCCCCGATTGTCGACGGGCCACTGCTCGATATGCACCGCTTGCTGCTCGCAGTTTCACGCTCGGTGCCTGCCGCAAGCATTCATCATGTGCCTTTCGTGGTCCATCACAAGGCCCCTGAAACACCTGTGGTAAGCGCTCGCCGGGCCGAGCGCAGCCGTCACGCGGTGGAGGATCATCTCCAGCGTCTGGGTAGTCACGCGACGGTCGAAATCGCCGGCGACGACATTGTCAGAATCGGATGGGCCGTTCCTGAGCCCGAGCCGCTGGTCTCGCTGTTGATCCCCACTCGGGACCGCGTGGAGATACTCAAGCCGTGTGTGGATACGCTGCTTGCGATCACCCGCTACCCAAACTACGAGGTGATCATCCTCGATAATGAATCGAGCTGCCCGGAGACGCTGGCCTACATGGAGGCCATTCAGGCGGATACTCGGGTGCGCGTGCTGCGCTGGAACGCCCCGTTCAACTACTCCGCGATCAACAACTTCGGGGCGCGGCACGCGCGCGGTTCGATCCTTGGTCTGGTCAATAACGACATCGAGCCCATCAACCCTGAGTGGCTGACGGAGATGGTGGCCCATGCCTGCCGGCCGGAGATCGGCTGTGTCGGGGCCAAGCTCTATTATCCCGACGATACCGTTCAGCACGGCGGTGTGATCCTGGGGCTCGGCGGCGTAGCGGGGCACGCGCATCGCTTCTTCCCGCGGGCGCACCCGGGCTATCAGAATCGGCTCAATCTGGTGCAGAATCTTTCTGCGGTCACAGCGGCTTGCCTGCTGTTGCGGCGTGAGGTCTTCGATGCCGTGCAGGGGCTCAACGAGACCGAGCTGACCGTCGCCTACAACGATGTCGATCTGTGCCTCAAAGTGCGCGAACAGGGGTATCGCAACCTGTGGACCCCCTTCGCCGAACTCTATCATCATGAGTCGATCTCTCGTGGCGCCGACGATAACCCGGTCAAGCAGGCGCGGGCCAAACGTGAGGTGGACTACATGCGTCAGCGCTGGCGTGAGGCGCTGCAGCAGGACCCCGCCTACAACCCCAATCTCACGCTGAGCTATGAAGACTTCTCCCTGCGCTGA
- a CDS encoding glycosyltransferase, which produces MKTSPCAEPNTALSSGVRASRTAREQTPLTPRAKKARRKRLAALRETPRRPYQACRWLVLSDGAHPTEDIYFRGLIPRLAQVGQRTVYLDTRARSPWRYWPLQAYAWRGANVVITRSLSASWLDWLTRFRGWFGEIYYLLDDDLLAAARDLSLPEEYRLRMQALVCEIQPRLFALADEVVVCSENLATTTRQHHRRVSVLPPSLISPLPDYSHHRGKRVEIGFHGTRAHLADLEALLPAIRAVHDVRSESDFEIMLGANAPETLSRLDRVSCPDARMWADFLTYQRQRRLHIGLAPLLPTPFNRGKSWIKLLDIAVMGGVGLYSARAPYSQVITDGVDGLLVEDDAKAWEEALRRLIQYPDERESMARAAGRRAREVGDPAIAEMFWRQRGE; this is translated from the coding sequence ATGAAGACTTCTCCCTGCGCTGAGCCCAATACGGCGCTGAGCTCGGGAGTGCGAGCTTCCAGAACGGCGCGAGAACAAACGCCGCTGACGCCGCGGGCCAAGAAGGCCAGGCGCAAGCGGCTGGCGGCACTGCGTGAGACACCGCGCCGCCCTTATCAGGCTTGCCGCTGGTTGGTATTGAGCGATGGCGCCCACCCGACCGAGGATATCTATTTTCGTGGGCTGATCCCTCGGCTGGCCCAGGTCGGGCAGCGCACCGTCTACCTGGATACGCGGGCCCGGTCCCCCTGGCGCTACTGGCCTTTACAGGCCTATGCCTGGCGGGGCGCGAATGTGGTCATCACGCGTTCCCTGAGTGCATCCTGGCTCGACTGGCTGACGCGCTTTCGAGGCTGGTTCGGTGAGATCTACTACCTGCTCGACGACGATCTGCTGGCCGCCGCACGCGACCTGAGTTTGCCGGAGGAGTATCGGCTGCGCATGCAGGCACTGGTCTGCGAGATACAGCCTCGCCTCTTCGCACTCGCCGATGAGGTCGTGGTTTGCAGCGAGAATCTGGCGACGACGACAAGGCAGCATCATCGGCGGGTTTCGGTACTCCCGCCTTCGTTGATCTCGCCGCTGCCTGATTATTCGCATCACCGCGGAAAGCGGGTCGAGATCGGTTTTCATGGCACGCGCGCGCATCTCGCCGATCTAGAGGCGCTCCTGCCGGCCATCCGTGCGGTACACGATGTCCGGTCTGAAAGTGACTTCGAGATCATGCTGGGGGCCAACGCGCCCGAGACTTTGAGCCGGCTCGATCGGGTCTCTTGCCCTGATGCCAGGATGTGGGCGGATTTTCTGACCTACCAGCGTCAGCGCCGGCTGCACATCGGCCTGGCGCCGCTCTTGCCCACCCCGTTCAACCGTGGCAAATCCTGGATCAAACTGCTGGATATCGCCGTTATGGGTGGTGTCGGGCTATATAGTGCCCGCGCGCCTTATTCGCAGGTCATTACTGATGGTGTCGACGGGCTTCTGGTCGAGGACGACGCCAAAGCTTGGGAAGAGGCGCTGCGCCGGCTCATCCAATACCCCGATGAGCGGGAAAGCATGGCCCGTGCCGCTGGGCGGAGAGCGCGAGAAGTTGGCGATCCGGCCATTGCCGAGATGTTCTGGCGCCAGCGGGGCGAGTGA
- a CDS encoding glycosyltransferase: MPNPIKRAALRLGLMRRRSEPELALIVESSWFDAGWYRTQTEALGVFDSEEKAAAHYLSSGWHQGLSPGPLFDSAWYLSAYPDVAAAGLNPLVHFLKFGRHEGRLPRRNRALARDFHLWRGAGGAMVARLEALIDAPDASEEECDHARWALARWHAVHAEPARAANYLLPEGRLITWPDGPAPGLLAQGCLHKVGAAAETLDHVLDTLVSRWPRDFNVALAQANFSIWRGAPDEQVLASLNAAWQARGLATLIAEPGALPLMDRLRPSAENPPATESAALASVILPIFNASASVATAIRSLFAQRGCRLEIIAVDDASSDDTLAILERLAAECPLHVTYRIIPLPYNQGTYAARNAGLAAATGELITTHDGDDWSHPDKLRLQIAALEQSRHDGGLAVASISHWSRATPALVCQRWLVEAEGWIHRNISSLMFRRSVFERLGYWDELRANADSEYLDRVQAAFGAELLVDVEPGMPLAFGRFSEMSLSQHNETHFRTQFVGVRALHIRAARRWYERAIGRGERFFLPRAASPRPFPVPEALLRQAVPVVDQDERDRIEMSSLFDGGWYLRRYPQLHDTRVEAFDHYWREGRFLGMDPGPNFSQSGYGHQLDDELSIAQALSHYLEIGRAQGLSPLPELSGRQAARPGAKTLLLCGHQAGERIYGAERSLIDVASGLNELGYRLILALPEAINTEYVERLRELCHRLVIIPYGWLQRGREPEEETIGHFVALIQRLGIDAVATNSLVLQEPLSAARSCGLPTAIHLRELPRGDAALCETLNADAAWIIDKTQGAADLLIANSRFTRDEFLTLSLSSEGGGAVAEGNQTSVALAVVPNTIDMAPLLAMAPPVFEAVADVSRPLRVGILSSGHVKKGLSDLEALASALEAHGVAMHFVVFGTASAEFEAMAQRIAEQAGRCQVELAGYVPSPHEALARVSVVLSLSHFQESFGRTALEAMAASRAFVGYRHGALPEVVEGCGTLVELGDIEALADALGTLAASPERLVRLGEMGRKRAMDRFGRASFVASLGEAYSRLFASSAG; encoded by the coding sequence ATGCCTAATCCGATCAAGCGGGCAGCGCTGCGATTGGGGCTTATGCGGCGCAGGTCAGAGCCTGAGCTGGCGCTGATTGTCGAGTCGTCGTGGTTCGATGCGGGGTGGTATCGAACGCAGACTGAAGCCCTTGGCGTATTTGACAGCGAAGAGAAAGCTGCCGCGCACTATCTCTCGAGTGGTTGGCATCAGGGGCTTTCTCCGGGCCCGCTGTTCGATAGTGCCTGGTATCTGTCCGCCTACCCGGATGTTGCGGCTGCCGGGCTCAACCCGCTGGTGCATTTCCTCAAGTTTGGCCGTCACGAAGGGCGCTTGCCCAGGCGCAACCGTGCACTGGCCAGAGATTTCCATCTCTGGCGCGGGGCCGGCGGCGCCATGGTCGCTCGACTAGAGGCGCTGATTGACGCGCCGGATGCGAGCGAAGAAGAGTGTGACCATGCCCGCTGGGCATTGGCGCGCTGGCACGCGGTCCATGCCGAGCCGGCTCGGGCCGCCAATTATCTGCTGCCCGAAGGTCGCTTGATCACTTGGCCTGATGGCCCGGCGCCGGGTTTGCTGGCGCAGGGGTGCCTTCATAAGGTTGGTGCAGCCGCGGAAACGCTCGATCATGTGCTGGATACGCTGGTCTCTCGTTGGCCCCGTGACTTCAATGTTGCGCTGGCCCAGGCCAATTTCTCTATCTGGCGTGGGGCGCCCGACGAGCAGGTGCTGGCGTCTCTCAATGCGGCTTGGCAGGCCAGAGGTTTGGCCACATTGATTGCCGAGCCCGGCGCTTTGCCGTTGATGGATCGTCTACGGCCGTCTGCGGAGAACCCTCCTGCCACTGAAAGCGCGGCACTCGCCAGTGTTATCCTGCCGATCTTCAACGCGTCGGCTAGCGTGGCGACTGCCATCCGCAGCCTGTTCGCCCAGCGCGGGTGCCGGCTTGAAATCATCGCGGTCGATGATGCCAGCAGTGATGACACCCTAGCGATTCTCGAGCGTTTAGCGGCTGAGTGCCCGCTGCACGTGACCTATCGAATTATCCCTCTGCCCTATAATCAGGGCACTTACGCGGCGCGTAACGCGGGGCTGGCAGCGGCAACGGGAGAGTTGATCACCACTCACGATGGTGATGATTGGTCTCATCCTGATAAATTGAGGCTTCAGATCGCGGCGCTGGAGCAGTCGCGACACGATGGAGGCTTGGCCGTGGCCTCCATCAGCCATTGGTCCCGTGCCACGCCGGCACTGGTCTGCCAACGATGGCTGGTAGAAGCAGAGGGATGGATTCATCGCAATATTTCATCGCTGATGTTTCGCCGTAGCGTGTTTGAGCGTTTGGGGTACTGGGATGAGTTGCGAGCCAATGCTGACTCCGAATACCTGGACCGTGTCCAAGCCGCGTTCGGAGCCGAGTTATTGGTCGATGTCGAACCTGGCATGCCTTTGGCGTTTGGGCGTTTCAGCGAGATGTCGTTGAGCCAACACAACGAAACTCACTTCCGTACGCAGTTCGTAGGCGTGCGGGCGTTGCACATACGTGCCGCGCGGCGTTGGTACGAGCGAGCTATAGGTCGTGGCGAGAGGTTCTTCTTACCCCGCGCTGCCTCGCCGCGGCCTTTTCCGGTGCCGGAAGCCTTGTTGAGGCAGGCGGTACCTGTAGTGGATCAGGATGAACGCGACCGAATCGAGATGTCGAGCTTGTTCGATGGCGGCTGGTATCTCCGGCGCTATCCGCAACTCCACGATACCCGGGTCGAGGCTTTTGACCATTACTGGCGTGAAGGCCGCTTTCTGGGGATGGACCCGGGGCCCAACTTCAGCCAGAGCGGCTACGGGCATCAGCTGGATGATGAGCTCTCCATCGCGCAGGCGCTTTCGCACTATCTAGAAATAGGGCGCGCGCAGGGTCTATCGCCATTGCCCGAGCTTTCTGGCCGGCAGGCGGCGCGCCCGGGCGCAAAAACGTTGCTGCTTTGCGGGCATCAGGCGGGGGAACGGATCTATGGGGCCGAGCGTAGTCTTATCGATGTCGCTAGCGGGTTGAATGAGCTGGGCTATCGGCTGATCCTCGCCTTGCCGGAAGCTATCAATACAGAGTACGTGGAGCGGCTTCGTGAGCTTTGTCACCGGCTGGTGATCATTCCCTATGGGTGGCTTCAGAGAGGGCGTGAGCCTGAAGAAGAGACCATTGGGCACTTCGTCGCGTTGATTCAGCGACTGGGCATCGATGCGGTGGCGACCAATAGCCTGGTTCTGCAGGAGCCCTTGAGCGCAGCCAGGAGCTGTGGCTTGCCGACCGCTATTCACCTTCGCGAGTTGCCGCGGGGTGATGCCGCCCTTTGCGAGACACTGAACGCCGATGCTGCCTGGATCATCGATAAGACCCAGGGGGCCGCGGATCTGCTGATCGCCAATTCCCGGTTTACCCGCGATGAATTCCTTACGTTATCGCTGAGTAGCGAAGGCGGGGGGGCTGTGGCAGAGGGTAACCAAACTTCGGTTGCCCTGGCGGTGGTTCCCAATACCATCGATATGGCGCCGTTGCTGGCAATGGCGCCGCCTGTGTTCGAGGCGGTGGCTGATGTTTCTCGCCCGCTGCGAGTGGGTATCCTCTCCAGCGGCCACGTCAAGAAAGGGCTGTCAGATCTCGAGGCGTTGGCGTCTGCTCTGGAGGCGCATGGGGTCGCTATGCACTTCGTTGTGTTCGGCACTGCGAGTGCGGAGTTCGAGGCGATGGCGCAGCGGATCGCTGAGCAGGCCGGGCGATGTCAGGTCGAGCTTGCGGGCTATGTACCATCGCCGCATGAGGCCTTGGCGCGGGTCTCGGTCGTATTGAGCCTTTCCCATTTTCAGGAGTCGTTCGGGAGAACGGCGCTGGAGGCGATGGCCGCCTCCAGGGCTTTTGTCGGCTATCGTCACGGCGCGCTGCCTGAAGTGGTGGAGGGCTGTGGTACCTTGGTCGAACTGGGTGATATCGAGGCCCTGGCGGATGCCCTAGGCACGCTTGCCGCTTCGCCAGAGCGGCTGGTGCGGTTGGGGGAGATGGGGCGAAAGCGCGCCATGGACCGTTTCGGCCGAGCATCTTTTGTGGCCTCATTGGGTGAGGCCTATTCAAGGCTTTTTGCCAGTTCGGCAGGTTGA